In Sulfuracidifex metallicus DSM 6482 = JCM 9184, a single window of DNA contains:
- a CDS encoding FeoC-like transcriptional regulator yields MELPPRLQDIVAIIRERGIINMTDLALQLKVSPKTMKGYVRELIRTGIVEVDDEGNVKISQKSNESFEEKVMKMLEIHESQISMLTKEILELKEQVNKLKKRRGEKVET; encoded by the coding sequence ATGGAACTTCCCCCTAGACTGCAGGATATAGTGGCAATTATTAGAGAAAGAGGCATCATTAACATGACGGATCTGGCACTTCAATTAAAGGTATCACCTAAGACCATGAAGGGTTACGTTAGAGAATTAATTAGAACAGGCATAGTTGAAGTTGACGACGAGGGGAACGTCAAAATAAGCCAAAAAAGTAACGAAAGTTTTGAAGAGAAGGTAATGAAAATGTTAGAGATTCATGAAAGCCAGATATCCATGCTTACCAAAGAGATCCTCGAGCTTAAGGAGCAAGTTAACAAACTTAAGAAGAGGCGAGGAGAGAAAGTAGAAACTTGA